From a region of the Impatiens glandulifera chromosome 4, dImpGla2.1, whole genome shotgun sequence genome:
- the LOC124934546 gene encoding tyrosine N-monooxygenase-like, with protein MANIIFFPLSIQAFISLIASISIFLIFKRRMITSKLPLPPGPKPWPIIGSIHLMLKNKPFYHWIHHTMSKMGVEIFCIRLGNVHVITVTSPEIACEFLKKQDAVFASRPIVMSAEVVSGGFSAVTLTPLNDQWKKMRRILASSILSPATHQWMHDKRAEEADHLVRHVYNIMKSDGGVVNIRAVAQHYCGNVIRKMIFGKRFFGKGDINGGPGVKDVEHVAALFSVLKHTYSFCISDYIPFLRYRLDLDGHEKLVRHANEGVRKHQDPEIDSRIKQWKEGTRNVNKDLLDMLISLKDDEGNNLLTSEEIKSLILEITVATVDNPSNAVEWALDEMLNQPDIFVKALQELDQVVGKDRFVQESDMSNLHYIKACIKESFRIHPFAPFNLPHVSTRDTTVAGYFIPKGSHVLLSRPGLGRNPRIWDDPLFFKPERHLKDDKSQVNLNDPDLRLFSFSIGRRGCAGVNLGTTVSVMLLARLLQAFTWSPSPNAPYIKSVEGACEMLPSKPLHAFAMPRLDEGMYDGCIS; from the exons ATGGCCAATATCATCTTCTTCCCACTTTCCATTCAAGCTTTTATTTCACTTATTGCTTCTATAtcaatttttctcattttcaagAGAAGAATGATCACTTCAAAGTTACCTCTCCCTCCCGGTCCCAAGCCATGGCCAATTATCGGTAGCATTCACTTAATGTTAAAGAATAAGCCGTTTTATCATTGGATACACCACACCATGTCCAAAATGGGCGTCGAGATCTTTTGCATCCGCTTAGGGAACGTTCACGTGATAACTGTCACATCTCCTGAGATTGCATGTGAGTTCCTAAAGAAACAAGACGCCGTGTTCGCTTCGCGCCCAATCGTCATGTCGGCTGAGGTGGTCAGCGGAGGATTTTCCGCGGTTACATTGACACCTCTAAATGATCAGTGGAAGAAGATGAGGCGCATATTGGCATCTAGCATCCTTTCGCCGGCCACACACCAGTGGATGCATGACAAGAGAGCTGAGGAGGCTGACCACCTCGTTCGTCATGTCTACAATATTATGAAGAGTGATGGCGGTGTGGTGAATATCCGAGCCGTTGCACAGCACTACTGTGGGAATGTGATAAGAAAAATGATCTTCGGCAAGAGGTTTTTTGGGAAAGGGGATATAAACGGAGGACCTGGAGTCAAGGATGTGGAGCATGTGGCTGCGCTTTTTAGTGTACTCAAACACACATACTCTTTCTGCATTTCTGACTACATTCCATTTCTTCGATATCGGTTGGATCTCGATGGTCATGAGAAACTAGTAAGACACGCCAATGAGGGTGTTCGAAAACACCAAGACCCGGAAATAGACTCGAGGATTAAACAGTGGAAGGAAGGAACACGGAATGTAAATAAGGACCTTCTTGACATGCTAATCAGCCTCAAAGACGACGAAGGAAACAATCTATTGACATCGGAGGAGATTAAATCTCTCATTTTG GAAATAACGGTTGCAACAGTTGACAATCCATCGAACGCGGTCGAATGGGCTCTTGACGAGATGTTAAACCAACCTGATATATTTGTGAAAGCCCTTCAAGAATTAGACCAAGTTGTTGGAAAAGACCGGTTTGTCCAAGAATCCGATATGTCGAATCTCCATTATATTAAAGCTTGCATAAAAGAGTCTTTCCGAATCCACCCATTTGCACCTTTCAATCTCCCTCATGTGTCCACTCGTGACACCACGGTGGCCGGTTACTTCATACCGAAAGGAAGTCATGTTCTCTTGAGCCGCCCAGGTCTAGGGAGAAACCCTAGGATTTGGGATGACCCACTTTTTTTCAAGCCTGAGCGTCACCTTAAAGATGACAAGTCACAAGTGAACTTGAATGATCCAGATCTTCGCCTATTCTCATTCAGCATAGGTCGGCGTGGTTGTGCTGGAGTCAACCTAGGAACCACGGTGTCAGTGATGCTCTTAGCTCGACTTCTCCAAGCTTTCACATGGTCCCCATCGCCAAACGCTCCTTACATCAAGAGTGTTGAAGGTGCTTGTGAGATGCTTCCTTCCAAGCCTTTGCATGCCTTCGCAATGCCTCGCTTGGATGAGGGGATGTATGATGGATGCATTTCTTGA
- the LOC124934547 gene encoding valine N-monooxygenase 1-like produces the protein MITSKLPLPPGPKPWPIIGSIHLMLKNKPFYHWIHDTMSKMGVEIFCIRLGNVHVITVTSPEIACEFFKKQDAVFASRPIVMSAEVVSGGFSAVTLTPLNDQWKKMRRILASSILSPATHQWMHAKRAEEADHLVRHVYNVMKSEGGVVNIRAIAQHYCGNVIRKMIFGKRFFGNGDINGGPGVEDVEHVAALFNVLKYTYSFCISDYIPFLRYRLDLDGHEKLVRDANDSVRKHQDPEINSRIKQWKEGTRNVNEDLLDMLISLKDDEGNNLLAPEEIKSLILEITVATVDNPSNAVEWALDEMLNQPDIFVKALQELDQVVGKDRLVQESDMSNLHYIKACIKESFRIHPFAPFNLPHVSTRDTTVAGYFIPKGSHVLLSRPGLGRNPRIWDDPLLFKPERHLKNDKSQVILNDPDLRIFSFSIGRRGCAGVNLGTTVSVMLLARLLQAFTWSPPPNAPYIKCVEGACEMLPSKPLHAFAMPRLDEGMYVALLEE, from the exons ATGATCACTTCAAAGTTACCTCTCCCTCCCGGTCCCAAGCCATGGCCAATTATCGGTAGCATTCACTTAATGTTAAAGAATAAACCATTTTATCATTGGATACACGACACCATGTCCAAAATGGGCGTCGAGATCTTTTGCATCCGCTTAGGGAACGTTCACGTGATCACCGTCACATCCCCTGAGATTGCATGTGAGTTCTTTAAGAAACAAGACGCCGTGTTCGCATCGCGCCCAATAGTCATGTCGGCTGAGGTGGTGAGCGGAGGATTTTCCGCGGTTACATTGACGCCTTTAAATGATCAGTGGAAGAAGATGAGGCGCATATTGGCCTCTAGCATCCTCTCTCCGGCTACACACCAGTGGATGCATGCCAAGAGAGCCGAGGAGGCTGACCACCTTGTTCGTCATGTCTACAATGTTATGAAGAGCGAAGGCGGTGTGGTGAATATCAGAGCGATTGCACAACACTACTGCGGTAATGTCATTAGAAAAATGATTTTTGGCAAGAGATTTTTCGGGAATGGAGATATAAACGGAGGACCTGGAGTCGAGGATGTGGAGCATGTGGCTGCACTTTTTAATGTACTCAAATACACATACTCTTTTTGCATTTCTGACTACATTCCATTTCTTCGATATCGGTTGGATCTCGACGGTCATGAGAAACTAGTAAGAGATGCCAATGACAGTGTTAGAAAACACCAGGACCCTGAAATCAACTCGAGGATCAAACAATGGAAAGAAGGAACAAGAAATGTTAATGAGGACCTTCTTGACATGCTAATCAGCCTAAAAGACGATGAAGGAAACAATCTATTGGCGCCAGAGGAGATTAAATCTCTGATTTTG GAAATAACGGTTGCAACAGTTGACAATCCATCGAACGCGGTCGAATGGGCTCTTGATGAGATGTTAAACCAACCTGATATATTTGTGAAAGCCCTTCAAGAATTAGACCAAGTTGTTGGAAAAGACCGGCTTGTCCAAGAATCCGACATGTCGAATCTCCATTATATTAAAGCATGCATAAAAGAGTCTTTTCGAATTCACCCATTTGCACCTTTCAATCTCCCTCATGTGTCCACTCGTGACACCACAGTGGCCGGTTACTTCATACCAAAAGGAAGTCATGTTCTCTTGAGTCGTCCAGGTCTAGGACGAAACCCTAGGATTTGGGATGACCCTCTTCTGTTCAAGCCCGAGCGCCACCTTAAAAATGACAAGTCACAAGTGATCTTAAATGATCCGGATCTCCGTATATTCTCATTCAGCATAGGTCGTCGTGGTTGTGCTGGAGTCAACTTAGGAACCACAGTGTCGGTGATGTTGTTAGCTCGACTTCTCCAAGCTTTCACATGGTCCCCGCCGCCAAACGCTCCTTACATAAAGTGTGTTGAAGGTGCTTGTGAGATGCTTCCTTCCAAGCCTCTACATGCCTTTGCAATGCCTCGCTTGGATGAGGGGATGTATGTTGCACTTCTTGAAGAATAA